A region of the Lycium barbarum isolate Lr01 chromosome 1, ASM1917538v2, whole genome shotgun sequence genome:
TAGACAAATCTCACATCGGAATGGGAGAGGAAAGTTAGGGGTCATATAGAGAGAATTCAGGACTTCAACTATCGAGGCATCTTTTGGATTAAACCCAAAAGGACAAAACCGTGACGCTCCAAACTCCAATGGTTGGGTTAGAGCTAATAATACCTTGGCTGTTGGATCTGGACCTTTACATAGTAGCGGAGGAAGAAGAGTAATACAGTACACTTTTTTCAGTTAGAAAAGGCATAcgaaggttctatggagatgcttggaggctagaggcgTACCGGTGGTGTAcactagggcgatcaaggacatgtataatggagccaagaccagggttaggatagtgggaggagactcggagcactttccAATGATGATGGGTTTACActagggatcagctcttagcccatttctatttgccttggtgatggatggactgacgcgacaaattcaaggtgaggtgccatggtgtatgttattcgtAGATGACATTGTTTTGATTGATGAGCCCCGGAGGGTAGTTAACGCTAagttggaggtttggagacagacTTTGGAGTCTAAATGGTTcaggttgagtaggaccaagacaaaaTACTTAAAGTGCAAGTTCAGTAACGTGACGCAGGCAGCtagcgtggaagtgaggcttggaaCCCAGGTCATTCAACAGAAAAagagtttcaagtatcttgggtcaaTTATCCAAGAAAATGGAGATAtcgacgatgatgtcacacatcgtattggagcagggtggatgaaatggagactCACATCCGGAGTCTTGtgcgataagaaggtgccaccaaaacttaaaggtaagttctatagagtggtggttagacctaCCACGATGTATGGGGcgaagtgttggccagtcaagaactctcacgtccAGAAGATTAAAGTTGCAGAAATGAggatgttgtgatggatgtgtgggcatactaggagcGATAGGATAAGGAATAAAGATATCCGGGGCAAGGTGGGAGTGGCTTTGGTggaggataagatgcgggaatcgagactgagatggttcggaCATGTGCAGAGGAGGTGTACGGATGTCCCAGTGTGAAGGTGTTAGAAAATTGTGTGTTTTTGGTGAGAAATGCGGATATGCTTCAAGCCGTCTATCTTATTTGGAGCACTTTTCAAAGAGAATTATTTGCCCCTCACAAATACTCTCCCGGGATAGAATGAATCAAAGCCAAGAAATAATGAAATCAAGTCTCTGAACACACAAGAATAATGCTACAGTCACTAAACTTATGTAGTTTTCTTAAGGAAGAATTTTGGTTTTTTGAGTATTTCTTATGATAGAAATATTTCTAGGATTTCATCTATTTATAGGGACATTTTAATCCTTCAACCTGAGATGATGCAACCTTTAGGGAAGAGTTGCATTGTTCATAAAGAAATGTACTCTTTTAGAAAGAAAAGTACTTTTTCTTTTTGCAGAAAGAAaggtatattttttttcttttaagaagaaagaaaaatactTTTCCTTTTGCCTATTCCTTTTATTTTCTCTTGAAAATTCCAACAATCCCCCACCATTTTCAAGTGAAAATAACAACCCAATACTTCCTTTAGAAATTAAGAGACAAGTGAACCCATGCATAAATAAAGTATCTGGCGATTGAACTTTGCATTAGCGTAATACAATTTCTATTAAACTGAATAGTCAGGTGAGACAAGTCTTTTGAACCGATCACCATATTGTAAAATAGGATGTATCTCACACATGAATTCTATTACATTATTTCTTTATAACCAACACCATAAGGCCTTGTGTTCCAATCCTCTCGCGAATGCATAGAAACCAAACCCGAGGTTCTTGAAGCGGCCCACTTCGCATCCACATAGGTAGACCCTTATTAATATGCTCCTGCAAGAGCACCCACCAATAGGTCTATTGAGAATTTATAAACTCAAACCTCCTTTTAACAAATTGCAGGACAAAGCACTTACTTTGGGACGGTAATACCAAGTGCTATCAACCAATAAAGAATGTTGTTACTCATTGAACTTGAGACTGGACGTTGTATCAAGCGTCAAGTTGAGGCTTCATCCTTAATGGTCTTTCTTTATGGGTTTTAACCCTATCCCTCTTGATGTTCTCGCTTCTCAACACCAAGTTCCTTGCCAATCCCTTAGTTAATGGATCCGCAAGATTATTAAGTGAACGTACATAGTCAACCGTGATCACTCCATCTTTAATTAATTGATTTATATAACTGTGTCTAAGGCCAATATCCCTAGACTTTCCGTTATATATATGACTATATGCTCGGGCTAAGGTGGCCTCACTATCGCAATGGATAGAAATCGGTGGCATGGGCTTAGGCCATAATGGAATATCAAAAGTCAAATTTCTCAATCATTCCCCTTCTTTAGAAGCGGATGACAAGGCTACAAAATCTGCAGCCATAGTTGAGTCAGTAAGACACGTTTGCTTCTTAGATCCCCAAGATATCGCACCCCCACCAAACAGGTATACCCATCTACTTGTTGAGGAATAATCCTCTTGATCAGTGATCCAACTTGCATCCGAATACCCTTCTATTATAGCGGGATCACCACTGTAATAGATGCCATAATTTAGCGTTTTCTTGAGATACTTTAGTACTCTTCTTATGGCATGCCAATGATGCTCACTCGGATTGCAAGTATGCAATGTCAGGTCTCGTACTAGTCATACCGTACATCAAGCACCCGATCAACTTAGTATACTCAAGTTGAGCAATTGGCCTTCCGCCATTTCTTTCCAATTTAAAACATGGATCATACGGTGTAGAAACAGGATTACAATCAAAATGATTGAATTTCTTTAACATTTTCTCGATATAATGAGATTGTCTTAAGGTAAAACCCCCACCATTTCTAATAATTCTTATACCAAGAATGACATCCACTTCTCCCATATCTTTCATGGAGAACTGAGCAAATAGAAATCTTTTGGTGGTCTCAACCTGTTCTATGTCGGTCCCAAAGATCAACATATCATCTACATACAAGCAAATGAaaactcctttttctttttcaatttgagTAAACACACTTGTTTGATTCATTGATTTTAAAGCCATTGGATAAAATTACTTCATCAAATTTTTGATGCCATTTCTTAGGGGCTTGTTTTAGCCCATACAATGATTTTACAAGtttgcaaactttcttctcttgtccTTTAACTACAAACCCCTCAGGTTGTCTCATATAGACTTCCTCTTCCAATTCACCATTCAAAAACGCAATTTTGACATTCATTTGGTGAATTACTAGATTGTACATGGAGGCTAGTGCAATAAGTAGCCTTATTGTGGCTATTCTAGCCACGGGAGTATAAGTATCAAAGTAGTCAACGCCGTGTTTATGGGTAAAACACCTAACTACAAAGCGAGCCTTGTATTTATCCACGGTACCGTCTACTTTTAACTTCTTCTTGAACAACCATTTACCATGTATGAGTTTGCAATCAGGTGGAAGGTCTGTTAAGATCCAAGTATATTTTTCATAATGGAATCTATCTCATCTTGGATAGCCTCCTTCCATAATGGTGCATCAGGAGATTGCATGGCCTCACTAAATGTAATGGGATCATTTTCCATATTATAACAATAAGGAATTGCATTTTCAATTTTTTCAGTTGAACCCTCTATAAATAGAGGTAGAAGTCATCTCCATGTGTCTTTTCTTTTCTAACTCTCTTACTCCTTATTACTTCAACAATATCATCTTGATTTTCATTATCTTGGAAGATTAATGGTTGTGAAGTAGAAGAATTTGGATCACTTCGAACAACATCTTTTGATCTAGGAATTGATACAAATCGAGTTTCATCAAAAATTGCATCTCTTGATTCAAGGACGGTATTAACCGAGTATGAGTCATTTGGTTCAATGACCAAAAACCTATAGGCTTTGCTATTTTCAGCATATCCTATAAAGATGCATTCAATTCCTGTTTCACCCAACTTTTTCCTTTCAGGTTTCGGGACTTTAATTATAACCCTACATCCCCAAACTTTGAGATGACTCAAATTTGGTTGTCGTTTATTCCAAAGTTCACATGGGctattgaatttcttttgttagcctATTAAGAATATAACAAGCCGTTAACATGGCTTCACCCTAATAACCGTGACTTAGGCCTGAGTTAGATAATAAAGAATTAACCATTTCCGTTAAGACCTGATTTTTCCGTTCGGCTATACcattttgttgtgatgtatatggTGCCGTTACTTGATGCACAATACTAGTGCTTTGGAAAAATGTGGGATTATAATATTTCCCTCCCCTATCGGTCCGTAGACACTTAACGGAAGATTGACATTTCAATTCAACCTCAGTCttgtaaattttaaatttttccaGTGCTTCATCTTTAGAATTTACAATATAAACTTTGCAAAATCTAGAGTAATAACATATTTCTTTGTTAACATGCAAGTTTTACATTTTTCACTATCCACATTCATTACCGATATCAAGCCACATTTAGACATATCCATCGTTCTATGAAAATTAACATGTCCTAAAGATGAGTGTCATAGTGAAAAATTAGAGACAAGCAAGTAAACATAAGCTTCATCCTTCAATAAATGCAAAATGATCTAATAGCAAAATTATCATTTCTCTGAATTTCAAAATATTCTAGCAACTTTCAAGTATAAATATCCATCAAATAAAGGATTTCCTATACATATATCATCCCACAACTTGAAAgtaaaattcacataatatttatGCAACATGGTTATAACATGATAGTTCTTTTTTTTTGGGTGCAGAATTACAAATTTATAATAAGCATATCAAATATGTTATTCCTAAACTTATTCAGAATGCATTTCATGATCATTACAAGTGAGCCATCCACCCTAATATTTATGAAATTaaatttcacaaaaatcaaaaAGCAGTTTTTCCTTTTGCAGAAAGAAAAGTACCTTTTCCTTTTGCAGAAAGAAAAGTACTTTTTCTTTTTGCAGAAAGAAAAGTACTATTTTTGCCTTTCGCAGAAAAAAGGTATAAATTCATAAATAATAATGAGTGAAGTTTAGAAAGTAGAACCCGATATTTGCTGCTTTCATCTTGATTCACTAGTTGCTTTTGATTTGATCCCTTTTATCGTAGGGAACTCAATTTGTTGTTGCCTTAAGTAAAAATTTCAATGGACACGCGCCTTTTCATCGTACCTTTTACTGCTACACTCTTACAAATCTTGGATTGACAATGATAATTTCCTTGATGTGCCAAGTATTGGTGGTGAAGTTCATCAATGAAAAAGACATGAATTTTAGTTTTCCTTTTGTAATCCCAGTAGAAAGATCACAAATGAAAAGTAGTTGCCCATCAAATATGCAATCAAATTTTCTTATAGCATTAGCAGAACAAAAACTCCACTTTAATTGGAATCGTTCAATTTGATGCCTGTATGCATGTCTAATGAAGTAATGAAGTAATACAAGACCTTTGACGGCAGGTTATGGCATCACTTTGCTTAGGCAATCGTTGCAAAAGCCTAAAACTTTTCTTCACTGACTGCAGCAATCTATGCTCTTTAAATGAGCGCGAACGAGTAAAACTTCAAGGGATCATGAAGTAAATGCCTTAAATAATTCTCTTGCCggtcacattgccggtcccaagcccggataaaggaggagggttgccgagggtcaatcggaaacagcctccgtacccaggtaggggtaaggctgcgtacatcttaccctccccagaccccactattgtgggattacactgggtagtgaccatgTGTGTTTGTGGTGAGAAATCTGGATATTCTTCAAGTCATATACCTTATTTGGAGCTCTTTCCAAAGAGTATTATTTGTCCCTCACAAATACTCTCCCGGGATAGAATGAATCAAAGCCAAGAAATAATGAAATCAAGTCTCTGAACACACAAGAATAATGCTGCAGTTACTAAACTTATGCAGTTTTTCTTAAGGAAGAATTCTGGTTTTTTGAGTATTTCTTATGATAGAAATATTTCCAGATTTCATCTATTTATAGGGATGGTTTAATCCTTCAACCTAAAATGATGCAACCTTTAGGGAAGAGTTGCATTGTTTCATAAAGAAATGTACTCTTTCAGAAAGAAAAGTACTTTTTCTTTTTGCAGAAAGAAaggtatattttttttcttttaagaagaaagaaaaatactTTTCCTTTTGCCTATTCCTTTTATTTTCTCTTGAAAATTCCAACAAGAGGTTGGCTATGGTCGGTTTCAGGAGAGgcagaggtaggccgaagaagtattggggagaggtgattcgaTACGACATGACGCTtgtccagcttaccgaggacgtGACTTTAGATAGGAGATTATGGAGGacacaaattagggtagaaggttaatAAATAGTTGAGTATTGTCTTGTTTATCATTTCATACTAATAGTATTATCCTTGTAGGTCCTTGTCTTTCGATTCCTGATACTATTTATTGTTGCTTGTACTCCAATTATTAAATTGTTTTAATTTCTGTAGTAGTTCACCATGTCTTTTATACTGCTTTAAATTGCTTGTTCGTGTCGTTAGTACTATTTGAGTGCTTCCTTTACTATGTTATTTATCATATTATCTTGTTGCTATTACtgcttattattattgtttattatTCATGATGCTTTTTCATCTCTCTTTGAGCCGGGGGCCTATTggaaacaacctttctacccgTCAAAAGGTTGAGGTAAGGgttgaggtaaggtctgcgtacactctaccctccccagacctcacctggtgggattatactgggcatgttgttgttgtattaataGTTAATAATACAACTGTGGTCTTTTTACCTAACTTTCTTCAAGTCCGACAAGTGTGCTCCTCGTCTGCACTACCTTTGCATTGGCTTTGTCAGTAATTTTCAACTGAACACTGATATCTTTAATCATGAAAGCTAGTGTAGAAACAAAGAAATTTCGTaatacaaaaagaaagaaagcgaCTTCAAGATTATGAAACTATTGTAGGGAATTTTTGTTATCTTTGCGGGACATGTTAAACTCTGTTTCAGGATTAAATTGTTCTGCAATGCAGTTTACGAAGTTTAGGGTTATCTTTTGCCTGCAGTTATAAATTTTGGTTTATGCTTCAATGGAGACAAATTGAGCTTAAATTGAGAAACGTAGTCAGCGAGGATTATTATAGCTGATATCAATATGTTTGGGACTGAGGGGTAGTCGGTGTTTCAGTGGCGGATCTAGAAATTTCATTGAGGGGGTTCGAAAACCACTGAACCAAGCCTTACTCTTgggttcagggtgttcaaaatctatatatgtacataaaaaatacaaaaataccttatatattagtgtaattttttaccgagggtgttcgggtAACACCCTCACTTGTGtgtagatccgcccctggttGTATTAGTTCTGCTAAGAGCTAGAGTAACACGAAGAGCTAACTTACGCTAGCCTCATTATGCCTTTCACATCTCAATAGAAATTTCTTTACTTAGTTGCTTTAGCTTGAGTTAAATATTGAATGTCTTTCATTTTCTTAGATGGGTCAATGGAATTCTGCTGATGAGTATGATGGTCAAGTCAGAGAAATTACATTCAGAACAGTATGTAACAGCCCTATGTGCCCTTCAGACACAGCAGTAACTGAGTATCAGCATGCTGTTCTATCGCTGGACAAGAGAACTCTTGTAATTCTCATAGTCCACCTTCAATGTTGTATGAACTTATCATGAGAGTATGCTTAGAACATTTTAACCTTTCCCGCAGGTACTTGAGACTGTGCAACAGGCCCATGATGTTCCATTTGGGTCATGCTTTGAGGTAATACTGACTTTTGGTGTCAGGCCACGTTCTTTTCCTAGTACAATTATATGGACCTTTTTTTACATAAGCATTTTTTGGTTCCATGTGTTACCTCCTAGAGAGCTCCTTATTCATCTTAATCCCTGATTAGATTTGCTATTCAATCAGGTTCACTGTAGGTGGTCTATAGAAACAACTTCTGAATCATCCTGCAGTTTGGACATAAAAGCTGGTAAGTGTCTTCTATCCTGGTATCTTGTTCTGCTGGATGTGTACAAGCCACTATCCATTCATCATCTTTGCATGTCAAAATGAATCTACTGGCCCTGGTCTCGTCTCCCATTTGACGGGTTAACCAATTATGAATGCATTTTTTTGTTTGGGAAGGAGTGCAGTGAAAGAGACCCAGATATGGTATCCAAATGATTCAAGTAGTGATATATCACCAGGACTATGTCTGCCATTTTAGTAGTTGACTGGCTACCACTTAAATGCATTAAGAGTATCTTTTAACCAATCATTTTGCTTATCGTCCATTATACTTTTGGGCTATTGGGAAAATCATCTGCCTATCACCCTAATGCTACACTCTCACTAGACTCTAATGGATTATTGATACCCTTGTTATTCATCAAAATTGGAATCAAATCAGTTCGGAAGCTATTTGCCTGGAAAATGTTGTGTTTAGGGCTTATGTGTTGCTCAGACTCTCCAAAAATGCTGTCACACCCCTGTTGGATCattcaaaaatgcactacttttggagaatccgacacgtGGCCGGCGGCATTTTGGAAGAGTCCGAAGCTCCGAGCAACGCAGCTTATGAGTGCTTTCACAGGTGTTGTAATTCCCAGAGCTTAGGATTCTCGCTTGAAAAGCTGAAGATATCAGATTTATGTTTTCCTTTGGACACCTACCAACTGAATTTCCACTACTTGACAGTTAACACAGTCATCTTTTCTTAAATTCTATTTTTCTGTTGAGTTGCTAGCATGATACAGTCAGTCCAATGCATAATTTAGAGCTGCCCATGGAACGTAGGTATTTTCTTGACTAAGTTTCTCTATTTGAATGATCATGAAGGATTAGAAGGTTCAAAATTCAAAAATTGCACATTCTTAAGAGTGGAATGTGATGTGAAGTTAAACTAAAGTAGTGCATTTGCAATTTCAACAGGTGCACATTTCAAGAAGTGGTGCATTATGCAGTCTAAAATAAAGTCGGGAGCTATTAACGAGGTATTATTTTTCCTCAGTAAGTTATTTATTTCGTTCTTCTTATTTTCTGAGAAGCTAATTACGGTGCTCTTTTTCCCCCTCTACTCTTTTCAATCACCTATGCAGTACAAGAAAGAGCTGGCAATAATGTTGGAAGTGGCACGTTCATTTGTTAAACCAAGAGTATCAGTGAGTGAAATAGAAAATGTCATCTCCTCATCACAATACTTGTATGATCATTGCAACTTATCTCCACCAAGGAGATCCAGTGTGCGcccttgtaattcatgaagtgcAATTTTTCATTTTAATGGAAGACTATTTTCTTCTGGTATCTGCAGCACTACTTTTTCAAAATTGCTCTCTTCAATGAATGTACAGGGTTACAAAGCTTGAGTTTTTACCTTTGTGAGCTAATTTTCACCATTTTGGCGAGGAAGTGAAGATGGAGTAGATTTTTAGACAAGAGGGGAAGTAAATTATCCATCTTCCAAAGATGGTATCCTGGGGAATTATTTTTCTCCTCTACTTTTTGTGATATTGTGATATTAAATCAAAGCCTAAAGAATCTATCTACAACAACACTAACTCTGACTCAATCTCAAACCAATTGAGATCGACTATATGAACCCGCGTTGATCATCTTACTCCATATAACCTTATCTTAGGTTAATATTAtactaaattaaaaataaaaagtactagttctttatatttttgagTTCATATAAATCTCTGAAAGGCCAAACAATTCTTGAAAAAAGCATATGCCGTAAAGTAAAATGATGACACGACTAAAAGATTTTCAACTAATAGGTATTGcctaatttattttttcttccaTTATGCCTATAGTTTGCTAAGTCTACATGAATGCCAAGAGATTATAGGTCATTCGAGACAGCTTTTGTCCAAGTGATTTTAGATTTATCCTAGTTatgatgttatatatatggacTAAAGCATGTGAGGGTCGACGAATGACATGACCAAGCTATATCAAGACTTTCTCTCATTTTATCCTCTGTATGTGCTACATGAACCTTTTGTTAAAGTCGTCATTTCTAATCTTGTCTAGTCTTGCATAATGACACATTCATTTTAGCATCTGCATCTTTACAATCCAGATTTTGTGGATGTGTTGGACTTTAGTGGTCTAACATTCACTCTCATATAATATTGTTCACTCTCATATAACCGTTCTATAGAACTTACCTTTCACTTTGGTTCTATCACATAACACCCTAGTAGCACATTTCCATTTCAACCATTCAATTTTGTTTCTATGTGTAAAATCTTCATCTATCATTCTATTCTCTTGGAACAGCAAACCTAGATAAACGAACCATTTGTACTTACGCACCGCAATTCTGTTTTATCTCACCTTGATTTTTCTCTAATTTTAATTTTAGATACTCAACGAGGAGTATATTCACCACAATAACCCACGACTTGAAATCAAATTATCCAGTTTTGAATGATTTCTGAAATGACGTTATAGTTGACCCATTTGCATCATTCTTTTATAATAATAATTCTAAATTTTCTGCACAAGTTCTAGTTTGCGTGTCAACTATTGCCTCTGTTTTTTCCCAAAATTAATTAGCGGCGAGGTTTATAAGTGTGAGAggtcacttttttatttttttaataaattaagGCCAGTGGGGGTGGCCCACTgactattttattaatttatactAATCAAAACAAAATGAAGTgtccaaaaacaaaaacaaaggcAACAAAAGGAATGTGAAGAGTCTAGAAGTAAAGCAAAAAGGAAAGTGCAGCTTATGTCCTTGTGGATTTGGTTGTTCAGATGTGGAAGAGTGATTTCCCAAATCAAGCTTGAAATTGTTCTTTCTCCTAGGATCTCAACGGTATGTGCTCCTCCTTTTTGCATCTTTGTTTTTTTTCGATTTTTCTCCTGTTTTCATTGTACTGCTTGAGGCTTCCTTTACGCTGTACAAGTTGTAGTTGAGATTTGGTTTGCATCAGGAACTTGGATGGTCCCATTAAGTATCAACGTTTATGCATACTTGTTTTTACTCGTGGAGTCGGTATGTGTTGTTCAACTGAACATCATATATAGAGCTAAAGAGCTCGGGAAGCAAATGAGCTTTATCTCCATTATAAATGGTCTTATAGGAACAAGCTATCACTTGGAAGGAATATAAGAATGATATTTTCACCATGAAATCCTTTTAAACTTTACTACTAATTTCAGGAAGTGAGAACTAGATACACTTTCCATTTGGAAGATAACAAATCCTTCACATTGACAGTTGTTTCCTTAAGTGTGTAGTTAATAAATATGTTCTGCATTAGTTTATGGGTTGGCTTTCAATTTTTCGATTAGGGCTCTGAAATGGATCCTAATGAGGGTCACTGCTCTCTCAAGAAAAATGAGGGCCTGACATTATTTTTCTATATATTCCAACAAGGATCTGGATAAACACTAATTCTATTGTTGATTCCTCAAGCTCTCATTTTCTAAATCGGCCACAACTACTTATCGGTCTCTTCTTCAAAATTGTAGGTAAGATTTTGAACgactattcttcttcttcttctctctttCTTAGTTCTTTTGGTTATCCAGATCCTTGTTGGAATACGATAGAGTTGTTGCGAGATATCATAGCACTTATCTGCAATCGACTACAAGGATAGTTATTATAGTGGAAAGTCATTAAAGTATTACATTGTCTTTTAGGTATATTTGGTTTATCTGATTTTGCAGTTTGCTGCTTTTCTTGGGGTATCTATATTCTCGTTCTTTGTTTTTACTTTTCTATAAGCAGAAAAGCTAGTAGGGAGATGAAGTAGTTTTTGTTGAGAATCAACCATTATAGTAACGTATGATTAAATATCAAGTGGGTTGCTAGTTTTGCTGTTCTGTTATTTTTTTCTTTGGTCTTTACTCTTTTGTCTTTATGAGATTATGTCTTTAAGTTGATTTTTGAGCTTGAGAATTGACTGAATATATAGTATCAGTGGCATGTGAATGAATATGTTGATAACTTGTTTCTTCCTTCGATgaacaaaattttgaaaaagttgAATGGCTAGAAGATAGTCATTGCAATATTGCGTTCCCATCTATGTAGTATTGTTGTGAAACCTGAAAGTTTGAGCATGAGTACGATTTGTATTCTTGTTTGTTTCATTTCTTTATCCATCATTTGAATTTCTATTATAAAAAGAGAGTAGTTTTAGATATCCTTTATGTTGGGCCTTCAAAGGGTGTCTTAACTATCAAATAGCACAAATACAGAATTTGTATTTTTCCTACTAATTGGTGTTTGCATCATTGCTTGTACTTTTTCTCAGGCTGCACACGTGCCTGCCTCAGAAGGTGCAACAGATACTAGTTACTTCACAAGTCATTTCTCTTGGAATCCTTCCGATGAACATGTATATGCAGCCAGTGAACGTGAGTATTCTAGCGATGATGGTAGTGTTAGTGGTAGTTGCAGCTGTCTAGATAATCACTAAGATGAACAGAACACCAAATTTTCTAACTGCAGTCAAATGTTTAAATTGTGTATATAGGTTTATCAACCATCTGAAGAGGAGCTTAGGGGTTACCTTGACCCATATGAAGATGTATTATGTACAGAGTGTCAGCAAGGTGGTGATGATGCTCTTATGCTACTTTGTGATCTCTGTGATTCACCTGCGCATACTTATTGTGTTGGTCTTGGACATGAAGTACCTGAAGGTAACTGGTATTGTGAAAGCTGTCGGCCAACTGTTCTTGCTTCTTCAAATCCACAGAATCTGAACCCTATGCCTGATAATAGAACAAGGAGCAATTTTTCTGTTGGGTCACCTCCTATTGCTAATGTAAGAGAAATGTTTGATCTTAATGAAATGTATATACCTGATACCCCTTTGGCTGAAGAGTCCGGTGAGTTTCAATCTCCCCAAGATGGTCAAGTTTCTCCTCTAGCTTCTGGGATTGGGGCATTCACAGACCGACGTAGAATACAGCGGCAAATACAT
Encoded here:
- the LOC132643430 gene encoding uncharacterized protein LOC132643430, which produces MNMYMQPVNVYQPSEEELRGYLDPYEDVLCTECQQGGDDALMLLCDLCDSPAHTYCVGLGHEVPEGNWYCESCRPTVLASSNPQNLNPMPDNRTRSNFSVGSPPIANVREMFDLNEMYIPDTPLAEESGEFQSPQDGQVSPLASGIGAFTDRRRIQRQIHQLLHNRSRQLGNSLFGSQIARSRELVTQPAVAQRAVPHNTFFQGRQPESNARLP